Within Spinacia oleracea cultivar Varoflay chromosome 4, BTI_SOV_V1, whole genome shotgun sequence, the genomic segment CCAACTCCACATTCTCAAATTCTCTACAACCATTCAGTAGAGCTCCCAAAACATAAGAATCTGGCATCATTGACATATTTCTCACTAGCTCTGCTGCTTCTTGTAGCATCCCTGATCTTGCTAAGAGGTCAATCAAGCAACCATAGTGCTCAATTACCGGCTCAATTCCATATCGGTGCTTCATAATCTCAAATATATGCAATCCCTCGTCTACCAAACCCATTTTACTACATACACCTAACACACAAATGAATGTCACTCCATTTGGATTAACCCCTTCCCTTTCCATTCTTTTGAACAATTCCATTGCCTTCTCACTCTGCCCATGATTTGACAATGCAGAAATCAAACAAGTGAACACGAACACATCCTTATATGCCATATTCTCAAACACTCGATTAGCCATTTCAATACACCCACATTTCGCGTACATATCAATAAGAGCTGTACCTAGTTTAACATCCAATTCCACCCTGTTTCTATTTCTATTCACATAAGCATGAATCCACCTCCCTTGATCAAGACCTCCAAGAGCTGCACAGGCCGTTAGTGCCCCCACCAAGGAAGAATGATTAGGCCGAATTCCAGATATCTGCATATCATTAAACAGTTCTAAAGCCTCTTCAAACAACCCCATTTGAGCACACCCAGTGATCATAGCACTCCAAGAAACCACATTTCGTTCAGGCATTTCGTCGAACAGTTCTCTTGCATCCTCAATGCGACCAACTTTAACATACCCATTGATCACAGCAGTCCATGTAACCACATCCTTGATTACACTCGCATCAAATAGCTTACGAGATAAATCAACCGCATTACACACAGCATACAAATGAATCAACCCATTTTGCACAAAATCGTAAGACCCCCACCCCAATTTAATAGACTGAGAATGAAGCATTAACCCTAAGGGTAAATCACAAAGATCATTAGTAGCTCTAATAACAAAAGAGAAAGTATAATTATTGGGATAAAACCCAGAAGAAATCATGTCCTTGTAGAGAGAGATTGCTTTAATGGGTTGATCATTGTCAATAAAGAATTTGATCAAAGAGTTCCACATGTAATTGGAGCGATTAGGTGAGTGGATGAGGA encodes:
- the LOC110793600 gene encoding putative pentatricopeptide repeat-containing protein At5g40405, producing MTFFGSKNLKSSKAILSFLDNHQCLTIPHLKQIQSQLIASGTLSDTYAAGKLVSAFANYPTHLSYAYKLLIHSPNRSNYMWNSLIKFFIDNDQPIKAISLYKDMISSGFYPNNYTFSFVIRATNDLCDLPLGLMLHSQSIKLGWGSYDFVQNGLIHLYAVCNAVDLSRKLFDASVIKDVVTWTAVINGYVKVGRIEDARELFDEMPERNVVSWSAMITGCAQMGLFEEALELFNDMQISGIRPNHSSLVGALTACAALGGLDQGRWIHAYVNRNRNRVELDVKLGTALIDMYAKCGCIEMANRVFENMAYKDVFVFTCLISALSNHGQSEKAMELFKRMEREGVNPNGVTFICVLGVCSKMGLVDEGLHIFEIMKHRYGIEPVIEHYGCLIDLLARSGMLQEAAELVRNMSMMPDSYVLGALLNGCREFENVELGEEIVKELMEKGLDYSGVHTLLSNIYASSNKWDGVMHVRERMQEKMVRKIPGCSLIQVDGVVCEFGAGQKYDDSMEDVMLCLLRMDNHLRLFLVDHNILLASENT